TAACAGAAGATAGGACGGTGACTTCCTTCTTTTACCTTTAAGAGGAGTactgttgaaaaaataaatcagaacagGGTTTCAGGTGTCTTTATTTGGAGACCGCTTTGTTTTGTTCAACATTGCTGACATGAGCAATCAGGAATAAGTTCTAGAACCCCTGATACCCCTGGACATCTTACTTTAAAGTGAACGTAACTCGCCCTCCACCTCCCAACTCCCGGCCCCCATGGCTTGGAAGCTCTTTCTGAAACACTCACTACACAATAATAGAAGAGAAATAGTGCTCTAATGAACGCCATTCAGAGCATCTGTCTCAGGGCACTAGGGGTGTAGAGCAGATTCAGGCGTGGAACCATCCTCCActtccctctctgctttcctccttcctctaaaGCAATTCCAGCACCATCTCTAATTGCCTGCCCCCCacattcctcccttcctctcctatTCCTCTCAGAAAGGGAGGGCCCAGGAGGACAGCTTCTGTACTGACTCAAGGGAAAGCCCATGGAGCTTCGGGAAGCAGGATCAAGTCTGGGAGTATTTGGGTTTCTGTATGATGGAGGAATCTGTCTGGATTCCAAAAGAGTCGAAGTTCAAGATGGGTCACAAATGCTTTTCAGTTTGTGGGTTCACTTCTGATCCCTGACATTTGGCAGAGCTTctgtaaaatcatttttaaagggaaaacatGCATCACATATGTGAAAACGCTTTAGTCTAAGGGAAGTGGTAGAagatcagtgtttttaaaaaataaatgtccaacCTACTAGTCTTAATGTGGCTTTGGGGACAGATAGAGACATGTGCGGAGCTCCTGAGCGTTCACAACAGGTTACTGCTGACAAatgctaaaaaatgttaaatgttaactGTAGTAAAAGGCTGAAGGCCCCAGGGCTTACTAGCAAGAACCCAACAGCAATAGAATCTCACCGACCTTCTTATCTTTATCCTCCTCCAGTTTTGAAGAGCTCTCAGAATATCTCTTCATTTCTGCAAGCTCTTCCTGGGCATGCTGGAATTTTTGCAGAAGTTCATTTACTTCCTGCTCTTTGGATTTCAAGACAGtctgaatattttccttttcccttttcatttgtgAGACCTCACTTCTAATCTGGGTAACCTCTGAATgggccttctctttctcctttactgAATCCTTTAATTTCGATGCCAACACACTCATTTCACTTTCTAACGACGACTGGAGCTTTTCATAGGCAGACCTGGGCACCATGGCGTCCGTCATCACAGCCTTCTCGTCTAGGAGCTGTTTCTCCAGTTTTGCCACCTCCGCTTCCTTGCTGGCAAGGTGCTCTTTAAGACCgcttattttttcctccatctcttttgCAGTAGTCCGCAGCGTGGTGATCACTTGCAAATGTTCTGTGATGGAGACAGAGTTCTCTTTCTGCGCATCGACCAGCTGTTTGAGCTGAGTCAACTCATTTAACACTTTTGAATACTGAGACTTCATTTCGGACAGTGCCTCTTCCGCCTTAGCCCTGGATACGGTCGTCACTTGCATCAGTTTCTCGTGCTCTGCTTTATGGATATATTCAGCTGTTATGTCTTCTAGAGATTTCCTCTTCCTGTAATCCTCCAGCTCGGCCTGGGCTTCTTTGTACAGCTGTGACAGCTCACTCACCTGTTTGTTGAGTTCATCTATCATCCTGTTCATGGCCTCCTTCATGTCCCCAGCCTCATCACTGGCTTCCTGTGTCATCTGACTTTTCAGTGTATCTtttaatttcatgatttcttcttGGGCCTCTTGGTATTTCTCAAacaaaaatgctttctctttattcATATTCTCAATAACAGAGCAATatgaacttttcatttcttcGAACTCTTCCACAGGCTGCTGAACCACTACACCTTTCTCCCTCTCTACGAGTTTCTCCTCtaactctctcactttctctttatttctttcactttcttctaaCGCCTTCTGGAGATCCTGCTTTAGCACCTCTATCTCCTCCTCGGTGATGCTGAGCTCACGGAGATGCGAGTAACTATCTGCGCTCTCAGGTGAGACGAGGCCCAGTTTCATCTGCTTCTGCACACGAAGGACTTCTTTCATAGCCTCCTCGTACTTGCTCTGAGTTTCTTTAAGTTTCTGGCTGAGGTCGGAGCCGTTCTCTGAAATCTCTGCATTATTCAAGCGCATCAGTTCTGTCCTTCTGGACTGGAGCTCGGCCTGCAGCTGTTTCCTCTCGGCTTCAGAGCTCTCCAACCTCTTCTGCAAGTCTTGCAAAATCTCTTGTAGTTGCTGAATCCTGGCATCGCTGTCAACAGTGGATTTACTCGAGGAATGTGCTAAGACAGATGGAGAGGAGTTGGAGTCTGGGGGAGAGCTTTCATTAGctttgcccagggctggggccaagTCAGTTTGAGTGGAATGGTAAGAGTCAAAACTGAGGTCTGCTTCTGCCTCCTTGGGAATTTTGGCCTGGGAAAAAGGCAAGAAGGAAATGGCAGCAAAGGTGTGGTTAGGTGAGCAAGAACGAGAGGACAATCCAGAACTTACACAGGGGAGAGCAGCATGAGCATCCTGCTTGGGTCCTCTCGACCCATAAAAAATACGATCTGGGACATGAGAGTCGGATTAATGACTCTAAGCTTATTCTGTGCTCTGTTAAGACAGATTATTGGTGCCACTTTAAAAACACTGGAAGTGTTTTGGCTGTAAAGCCTCTGActcaaatttttcctttgtttctcatattATTCTAGTCGCCAAGAGGGGTAAAGGACTTAGTATAGCTATTTCTTCTCAAGTTCTTAAATCTGCTAAATGATCCACTTTACTAAATGAACGGCtaatcacatatatatttttcatattataaatatcATACTATGTATAGAATTACATATAATTTAGCAATTTACAGAAATAGAGTTAACAAATAACTCAAGAAGCAAATAATTTGGAACTATAAGATGATTAAGGCTaactattaaaaaagaagaagaaacttaaTGTAGATGTTTAAAACAAAGTATCATCTGACTAACCCTGAAAAACCCAATAGCTTGACCCTACAGAATAGTCGGTGGTAGCAATCTGTTTACCTACCTGTAATTTATCTTGTAATTCCTTATTGTGTAAGGTAAGAGAGGCAACTTTTGCTTGCAAAAGGACAAGAAGATCTTGTTGGTCAGCTTCAGAACTTATATCCAATAAGCTATCAGCacctagaaaagagaaaagcaatttaaaataatatttaaaaaattaaacggTTATTTCTCTGACCTCTGACAGACTCACTTTCTACCCAATCAAGTTCTTCTTCCTCATCCTATGAACTGCCCCCCGCCCACCAGCAGGACAGATGAACAATTCTTAGGTACTAAAGTTTCCTTACTGGGGTGTTCCTAGCACAGTACTAGATGCCTGGATGCATACATGCTGATCTGAAAACTGATGGATTTGCTCATACATTTTCCATTCACTGGATTAAGTGTTATACCTTGGTTGTTTATTGTTCCTCCCACGCCTAACAAGTTCCATTTCTGTGAATCCTTTTAGAAATAGCTCTGGAATCTGGTTCACTTTTTATCCCCACCACCATTACTCTAGTTCAAACTTTATCACCAAACTTGGAAACTCTGCCAACAGCTTCCTaccaaatctctctctcctctccctagtAAAAATGTAGCCTGCACAACACTGTttgactaatcttcctaaaacacacTGTGGGAGGGCCATTTCTTTGGTTCAAGTGCTTTAATTGCTCTTTCtccaaaaataatttccaaattccTTTATCTGGATTAAAGCCTCTGAGATTTGGCCTCAATCTACTCTTTCAGGTTTATGACTCATGACTTCTTTCtctagattttcattttcctcagatTCAAGGTTTCCATCATACCTTCTATATTCTCAACATGGCTGACTCTTGCATTATTTATCCATACGACTGCCCTTGCAGCCTATCTCTGGCCAGATGACTCTTAGGCATCCTTCAAGACTCATGTCAGGCTGTGCCTCCTCCTTAAAGCATTCGCTGACCACCCCAGCATGAAatggttttctcttctctgaatccCACAGCAAACACGGTTGCTAAACCACCACTTTTTGACATCGTACTGGTTACCAAGCTGAATTAGCCCCTAAAGCAATGCTACTCAAAGTGCTCACTGAGGCACGACAGGAGCTTGCTCCAGAATTTTATTCAATGTTCCGCTTCCTTCATCCAGAAAGTCTtcctatgaaaaacaaaatgtcagCTGGACAAAACAGTGCGCTTAGTGATGTAGCTGGATGACTTTCTGGTGCAAACTCCTTATTTACTGTAGACTGGCAACAGTTTACAGACCATACTCTGAATAGCACAGATCTAATGTTTTTACTGTTACgttttttattttgtcacagCCATTTAACGTaaagatgaaaacattaatctGAACTTGGAATGATGCAAAATGACATTTCTTCATAGAAAAGCTTACTTCTGACGTTTGGTGCCTAGCCACAGCTTCATGAGTCCCCTTGATAGGAAGGCTGGTGAGTTCGGAATGAACCGGGGGTTGGGGAGCGTGACTGTAATTCTAAGCCATAGGAATTATTTCTAAGACACAGTGGATGGTTTTTAAAGTATCCAATCTAACAATTGTTCAGTTATGTTAACATTGCTCTCTGCCaggaattagaaaatttaatatttctaaattctgTAAGTTGAAAGCTCGAAACACATATGAAATGCATAACAGACTAAGAAACTGGATGCTGGAACAAAAAGGGGCCTTTGAAATAATCTACCCTACATTATAAATTGATTCTGAAGGTACCGTACTACATTCTTAGAGAGTAAGCCACAGGATAGACTCATCAGACAAGGAATTAAACCCTGTCTTGATGAAGACAATGTGACGTGTATGATTTCATTAACACTCTATCTTTGCAGGTGTCTACTTAAAATCCAAAGTAGAAATGTTACACTGTGGCAGCCCTTGAGATCCTCAGTTGACTCTCCCATCAGGAAATAACCTGCAGCTCAGCTGAAAGGAGTGCTGCCTGCTGACAGCCTGCAGCCGGCGGAGCTCATCCCCAGATAATGTTTTCAAATGTGTAAAACAGAATGCACAGGCTACAGTAATTTAAGAGCTTATTTTGTAATATACCAAATAACAAGATCCGGCAGCAGGTCTAATAACTGCCATAATTTTTAGTAGAAATACTGTAAATGACATTTCAAGATATCTGTAGTAACATTAAGGTGACCTGACATTCTCCGTGAATTCTCTTGGTGTCAAAGTCACTGGTTTGCTAATACCACCGGGGGTTATTGCCTATATTCATAACTGAAGGAAGTGCTAACATTTGGTTAGGGACAAATGAACACAGAGATACATTATTTCACACCCCAGCTCGGAGACTCCTGAAAATCCTGGGGAAGGTTCCgtgaagcacagagagcttcAGCCTGTGCAGTATCGGCAGGCCTGGGGTGACACGACAGGGTTCTTGACCTCCCTACACAGAGGAGCCCCCCTTGGCCTTTGCTGTCATTAAATGGACATGTAATAGAGACCGGTcaaaggaacaaaaacagacactccTTCATCTTACCTGTAGTGCTGTCACTTAGTCTGTCTTTGTTTTCCCGTATAGAACTGATCTCAGCCTGCTGGGACACAAAAATGACTGAAAAGAATGTTCCTCAAGGTAACATTCCACAAAAGAATCAAGCAAATTTTCCTCCTTGAGTTTACATAGAACAGAGTTGGTGTTATCCTACTAGAAAAAGAGCTAGAAAATCTCAAGGAAAGAAGATgatacttggggctggccccgtggccaagtcgTTAAAATTCCaagtgctccgctttggcggcctgggtttgcaggtttggatcctgggtgtggacctactccgctcgctggccatgctgtggaggcatcccacatacaaaaaatagagcacagatgttagcgcaggctaatcttcctcaaggaaaaacagaggaagatttgcaacagatgttagcgcagggcaaatcttcctttccaaaaaaaaaattaaaatataagtaaattaaaatgacaattatttactaaaatataatttctaaaacattagATGCTCCAGAGGGtacattatcaaaatatttttcagaaattttatctAGTAAGTACAATACAAATATTGTTTaagattataataattttatgtaatAGCTACCTTAGAGGGCTATGTTGTAAAACTTGAGATGGTAAATACTACTTTCATAATTAAGTCCAAAGAAATTTTATCTATCTGGGTAATACAttgattaaaatacattaaaagtacTTTCTagctttatcattttataaattatctgCTATTATcatgttgttattaatatttctaaGAGAAATGGTAGTAAATGAGAACTGCCAgggaaaagtaattttataagggaataaaaattttttataatcttGGGTTGACAATTGATCCTCTCAAGATTTCCTCTAACCCTTTGTCCCTGAATATCTATTAATATATTGCAAAAATTCTTATAACTTCAAAGCCAGACtctcatttcaaaacaaaatacacTGCCTTGCCAGAAATTACTAGGTTTCATCTAGGTGAGCCACAGACCACGATAAGAGAATTTTTCAGCAAAGGAACTTTTGTAAAGACCCACATGCTAAAAATAAAGTGGCTTACTTTTGGCAAGTGCTTATCTTtatgaaaagctttttttttcacttaaaaaatatatacttatttttattttttcaattatattaAGGTACAATGCATCCATTTAAAGTTTACAATTTGAGGAGTTTTGACAGATATAGACCCATGGAACCACCCAGCTATACAAGCAtcatcaagatacagaatatttctatcaccTCGAACAGTTTCCTCATGCGTCATCAGAGCCAGTCTTGCCCACCCCATTCTCAGGCAACCGCTACTCTCCTTTTGGCATCTTCAAGACCTTCTATAAATGGAATGTCATAGGATATTaatttctttgtgtctggcttctttgactcagCATGATGATTTTCAGACCCATCTATGATGCTGCTTATacagaacttcattcttttttatggctgagtaatattccattgtatggatatatctcattatctttatccattcacttgttgatggacatgtggattgtttccagtttggggatattgtaaataaagctgctataaatatttctgtgtaaGTTTTTTTGcgacatatattttaatttctcttgggtaaacacctaTGAGCGGATATCTAGATCATAAGTTAGGTGTATGTTTAACAAACTATCAGTTTTCCACAGtagttgtgccattttacattctagTAACAGAATATCAGAGTTCTAgtccctccacatcctcacaaacaATTGGTATTTTGAATCTTTTGAAACCTTAGCCATTCCAAACAGTgtcactttttatcttttaacgtttttatttttgtttcttaagaaatgaaaatctttttttgaggaagattagctctgagctaactgctgccaatcctcctctttttgctgaggaagcctggccctgagctaacatcaatgtgcccatcttcctctactttatatgggggacgcctaccacagcatggcttgccaagcagtgccatgtccgcacccgggatccgaaccagtgaaccccgggccgccgaagcagaacgtgtgcacttaaccactttgccaccaggccggcccctgaaagcCTCTTTATAATCTATTTCTGAAAATCATAATTTCTGATATTATTCTTAGAAGATTTTAGGGTACTAACTCTAAGAACATAACTTCCTTCCCCTGCCTTGCCTTGAATAGATATTCATCCTAAGAGCTGACTAATAAAATCTGGTGAAAGTGAGAGAAACGATAGGTTGATAGAATCTTCGCAGATCAATGTGCAtccaagttaaaagaaaatttatctttaGTAATTCTTATATGggggaaataaatatataatataccactggaatttcattttaataattataaattttactttctttccaaaTATAATTCCCTAGTGATTGTTAGGTAAACAGATATTGAATTGAAATATGCCCCTATTCCTTAAAATACTTTCCAACCACAAATCTACAGAATCAGGCGGAATAAGACCTAAtggattttctaaaatttctaaaataaatacatattacctttataatcaggaaaaagtttaattaaaaaaatacacttactTCTCAGTAAAACATCAGAGAAtaacaaaaatttctttctttttaaatgaaggaaatgaattaTTACTTAATGAATATGGTTTATTCATCCTAccgtttttcattttttaaatttttttgtgaggaagattcaccctgagctaacatctgttgccaatcctcctcttttttttgcttgaggaagattagtcctgagctaacagccgtgccattcttcctctacttcatatgtgggatgcctccacagcacggccaGTGAGTgaagtaggtctgcacccaggatccaaaactgaaAACCCCAGCTGGCGAAACAGAGTGTGCACagccttaaccactcagctacggggccagcccctcatcctaCTCTTCTTTGTATGGAGTCCATGCcaggaaaaataatcaagatgTGCTTCATGATGAGAAGGTTGTGAACCTATCACTGAGAAGTATATTCTGTTTCACCCAGTGTTATAGCACTTAAATCAAGTCTATTATGTATCATAAAATTCAATAGCAAAATTGAACACAAAAGGAAATACCTTGAAGGGTGCTTCTGCAAAAAATATTGATTCCTTTCCCGAAAGTGGTGTTGAAGTTATTGATCTTGGGGAAGACATATCACtcaactaaaaaaacaaaatgaaaaccagtgataaagaatGTTTCCTCAAAGTCTTTTCTTCTCCAGTGCTGAAGAATTAACCTATCTATCTAACCAATGCAAATTAAGTCAAGGGTAATCTATTTTCAAAGTAATTCAGCTACCTCAAATACTTTTTCCAAGTTTGCAGACTATAACTAAGTAACTTCACTCCTATATTTACTAGAATCAATTTCATAAATCCATGAAACGTTTATTGTAGGTTACAAATATTCTTAATGAATATgctaacatatttaaaattactcATCAGATGAGATATTCCTGTTAACTTTTTGAATATGGATTATTCTTTTTATGGCCTATGATTCTTTTAATAACAAGCCCCAGCCTGTTTTTATTGCCATTTCATAGATATCCATGCTTCCTCCACTATGCTGTAGTCACTGTAAGCTCAGATATGAAAGCTGCTTTTAATATTAGCCAAACTTAAATGTAATTAGAAAggcaaatatattttaacaatgtttttaaaaaccaagtaaACTTCATTTTCAACTGCCTCACCAGCTAT
The window above is part of the Equus przewalskii isolate Varuska chromosome 20, EquPr2, whole genome shotgun sequence genome. Proteins encoded here:
- the RAI14 gene encoding ankycorbin isoform X8 gives rise to the protein MFSFGKPAFLGVSMVKGKTNEWNKNDDRLLQAVENGDAEKVASLLGKKGASATKHDSEGKTAFHLAATKGHVECLRVMVTHGVDVTAQDTAGHSALHLAAKNSHHECIKKLLQSKCPAESIDSSGKTALHYAAAQGCLQAVQVLCEHKSPINLKDLDGNIPLLLAVQNGHSEVCHFLLDHGADVNSRDKNGRTALMLACEIGSSNIVEALIKKGADLNLADSLGHNALHYSKLSEKAGIQSLLLSKISQDADLKTPTKPKQLSDMSSPRSITSTPLSGKESIFFAEAPFKAEISSIRENKDRLSDSTTGADSLLDISSEADQQDLLVLLQAKVASLTLHNKELQDKLQAKIPKEAEADLSFDSYHSTQTDLAPALGKANESSPPDSNSSPSVLAHSSSKSTVDSDARIQQLQEILQDLQKRLESSEAERKQLQAELQSRRTELMRLNNAEISENGSDLSQKLKETQSKYEEAMKEVLRVQKQMKLGLVSPESADSYSHLRELSITEEEIEVLKQDLQKALEESERNKEKVRELEEKLVEREKGVVVQQPVEEFEEMKSSYCSVIENMNKEKAFLFEKYQEAQEEIMKLKDTLKSQMTQEASDEAGDMKEAMNRMIDELNKQVSELSQLYKEAQAELEDYRKRKSLEDITAEYIHKAEHEKLMQVTTVSRAKAEEALSEMKSQYSKVLNELTQLKQLVDAQKENSVSITEHLQVITTLRTTAKEMEEKISGLKEHLASKEAEVAKLEKQLLDEKAVMTDAMVPRSAYEKLQSSLESEMSVLASKLKDSVKEKEKAHSEVTQIRSEVSQMKREKENIQTVLKSKEQEVNELLQKFQHAQEELAEMKRYSESSSKLEEDKDKKINEMSKEVAKLKEALNSLSQLSYSASSSKRQSQQLDALQQQVKQLQNQLAECKKQHQEVISVYRMHLLYAVQGQMDEDVQKVLKQILTMCKNQSQKK
- the RAI14 gene encoding ankycorbin isoform X16 gives rise to the protein MNASRSFFSLNAPLKVLTALGKQLYIMQDGNIPLLLAVQNGHSEVCHFLLDHGADVNSRDKNGRTALMLACEIGSSNIVEALIKKGADLNLADSLGHNALHYSKLSEKAGIQSLLLSKISQDADLKTPTKPKQLSDMSSPRSITSTPLSGKESIFFAEAPFKAEISSIRENKDRLSDSTTGADSLLDISSEADQQDLLVLLQAKVASLTLHNKELQDKLQAKIPKEAEADLSFDSYHSTQTDLAPALGKANESSPPDSNSSPSVLAHSSSKSTVDSDARIQQLQEILQDLQKRLESSEAERKQLQAELQSRRTELMRLNNAEISENGSDLSQKLKETQSKYEEAMKEVLRVQKQMKLGLVSPESADSYSHLRELSITEEEIEVLKQDLQKALEESERNKEKVRELEEKLVEREKGVVVQQPVEEFEEMKSSYCSVIENMNKEKAFLFEKYQEAQEEIMKLKDTLKSQMTQEASDEAGDMKEAMNRMIDELNKQVSELSQLYKEAQAELEDYRKRKSLEDITAEYIHKAEHEKLMQVTTVSRAKAEEALSEMKSQYSKVLNELTQLKQLVDAQKENSVSITEHLQVITTLRTTAKEMEEKISGLKEHLASKEAEVAKLEKQLLDEKAVMTDAMVPRSAYEKLQSSLESEMSVLASKLKDSVKEKEKAHSEVTQIRSEVSQMKREKENIQTVLKSKEQEVNELLQKFQHAQEELAEMKRYSESSSKLEEDKDKKINEMSKEVAKLKEALNSLSQLSYSASSSKRQSQQLDALQQQVKQLQNQLAECKKQHQEVISVYRMHLLYAVQGQMDEDVQKVLKQILTMCKNQSQKK
- the RAI14 gene encoding ankycorbin isoform X5 gives rise to the protein MFSFGKPAFLGVSMVKGKTNEWNKNDDRLLQAVENGDAEKVASLLGKKGASATKHDSEGKTAFHLAATKGHVECLRVMVTHGVDVTAQDTAGHSALHLAAKNSHHECIKKLLQSKCPAESIDSSGKTALHYAAAQGCLQAVQVLCEHKSPINLKDLDGNIPLLLAVQNGHSEVCHFLLDHGADVNSRDKNGRTALMLACEIGSSNIVEALIKKGADLNLADSLGHNALHYSKLSEKAGIQSLLLSKISQDADLKTPTKPKQLSDMSSPRSITSTPLSGKESIFFAEAPFKQAEISSIRENKDRLSDSTTGADSLLDISSEADQQDLLVLLQAKVASLTLHNKELQDKLQAKIPKEAEADLSFDSYHSTQTDLAPALGKANESSPPDSNSSPSVLAHSSSKSTVDSDARIQQLQEILQDLQKRLESSEAERKQLQAELQSRRTELMRLNNAEISENGSDLSQKLKETQSKYEEAMKEVLRVQKQMKLGLVSPESADSYSHLRELSITEEEIEVLKQDLQKALEESERNKEKVRELEEKLVEREKGVVVQQPVEEFEEMKSSYCSVIENMNKEKAFLFEKYQEAQEEIMKLKDTLKSQMTQEASDEAGDMKEAMNRMIDELNKQVSELSQLYKEAQAELEDYRKRKSLEDITAEYIHKAEHEKLMQVTTVSRAKAEEALSEMKSQYSKVLNELTQLKQLVDAQKENSVSITEHLQVITTLRTTAKEMEEKISGLKEHLASKEAEVAKLEKQLLDEKAVMTDAMVPRSAYEKLQSSLESEMSVLASKLKDSVKEKEKAHSEVTQIRSEVSQMKREKENIQTVLKSKEQEVNELLQKFQHAQEELAEMKRYSESSSKLEEDKDKKINEMSKEVAKLKEALNSLSQLSYSASSSKRQSQQLDALQQQVKQLQNQLAECKKQHQEVISVYRMHLLYAVQGQMDEDVQKVLKQILTMCKNQSQKK
- the RAI14 gene encoding ankycorbin isoform X15 — protein: MNASRSFFSLNAPLKVLTALGKQLYIMQDGNIPLLLAVQNGHSEVCHFLLDHGADVNSRDKNGRTALMLACEIGSSNIVEALIKKGADLNLADSLGHNALHYSKLSEKAGIQSLLLSKISQDADLKTPTKPKQLSDMSSPRSITSTPLSGKESIFFAEAPFKQAEISSIRENKDRLSDSTTGADSLLDISSEADQQDLLVLLQAKVASLTLHNKELQDKLQAKIPKEAEADLSFDSYHSTQTDLAPALGKANESSPPDSNSSPSVLAHSSSKSTVDSDARIQQLQEILQDLQKRLESSEAERKQLQAELQSRRTELMRLNNAEISENGSDLSQKLKETQSKYEEAMKEVLRVQKQMKLGLVSPESADSYSHLRELSITEEEIEVLKQDLQKALEESERNKEKVRELEEKLVEREKGVVVQQPVEEFEEMKSSYCSVIENMNKEKAFLFEKYQEAQEEIMKLKDTLKSQMTQEASDEAGDMKEAMNRMIDELNKQVSELSQLYKEAQAELEDYRKRKSLEDITAEYIHKAEHEKLMQVTTVSRAKAEEALSEMKSQYSKVLNELTQLKQLVDAQKENSVSITEHLQVITTLRTTAKEMEEKISGLKEHLASKEAEVAKLEKQLLDEKAVMTDAMVPRSAYEKLQSSLESEMSVLASKLKDSVKEKEKAHSEVTQIRSEVSQMKREKENIQTVLKSKEQEVNELLQKFQHAQEELAEMKRYSESSSKLEEDKDKKINEMSKEVAKLKEALNSLSQLSYSASSSKRQSQQLDALQQQVKQLQNQLAECKKQHQEVISVYRMHLLYAVQGQMDEDVQKVLKQILTMCKNQSQKK
- the RAI14 gene encoding ankycorbin isoform X3 — translated: MKSLKAKFRKSDTNEWNKNDDRLLQAVENGDAEKVASLLGKKGASATKHDSEGKTAFHLAATKGHVECLRVMVTHGVDVTAQDTAGHSALHLAAKNSHHECIKKLLQSKCPAESIDSSGKTALHYAAAQGCLQAVQVLCEHKSPINLKDLDGNIPLLLAVQNGHSEVCHFLLDHGADVNSRDKNGRTALMLACEIGSSNIVEALIKKGADLNLADSLGHNALHYSKLSEKAGIQSLLLSKISQDADLKTPTKPKQHDQVSKISSERSGTPKKRKAPPPPVSPTQLSDMSSPRSITSTPLSGKESIFFAEAPFKAEISSIRENKDRLSDSTTGADSLLDISSEADQQDLLVLLQAKVASLTLHNKELQDKLQAKIPKEAEADLSFDSYHSTQTDLAPALGKANESSPPDSNSSPSVLAHSSSKSTVDSDARIQQLQEILQDLQKRLESSEAERKQLQAELQSRRTELMRLNNAEISENGSDLSQKLKETQSKYEEAMKEVLRVQKQMKLGLVSPESADSYSHLRELSITEEEIEVLKQDLQKALEESERNKEKVRELEEKLVEREKGVVVQQPVEEFEEMKSSYCSVIENMNKEKAFLFEKYQEAQEEIMKLKDTLKSQMTQEASDEAGDMKEAMNRMIDELNKQVSELSQLYKEAQAELEDYRKRKSLEDITAEYIHKAEHEKLMQVTTVSRAKAEEALSEMKSQYSKVLNELTQLKQLVDAQKENSVSITEHLQVITTLRTTAKEMEEKISGLKEHLASKEAEVAKLEKQLLDEKAVMTDAMVPRSAYEKLQSSLESEMSVLASKLKDSVKEKEKAHSEVTQIRSEVSQMKREKENIQTVLKSKEQEVNELLQKFQHAQEELAEMKRYSESSSKLEEDKDKKINEMSKEVAKLKEALNSLSQLSYSASSSKRQSQQLDALQQQVKQLQNQLAECKKQHQEVISVYRMHLLYAVQGQMDEDVQKVLKQILTMCKNQSQKK
- the RAI14 gene encoding ankycorbin isoform X7, with amino-acid sequence MKSLKAKFRKSDTNEWNKNDDRLLQAVENGDAEKVASLLGKKGASATKHDSEGKTAFHLAATKGHVECLRVMVTHGVDVTAQDTAGHSALHLAAKNSHHECIKKLLQSKCPAESIDSSGKTALHYAAAQGCLQAVQVLCEHKSPINLKDLDGNIPLLLAVQNGHSEVCHFLLDHGADVNSRDKNGRTALMLACEIGSSNIVEALIKKGADLNLADSLGHNALHYSKLSEKAGIQSLLLSKISQDADLKTPTKPKQLSDMSSPRSITSTPLSGKESIFFAEAPFKAEISSIRENKDRLSDSTTGADSLLDISSEADQQDLLVLLQAKVASLTLHNKELQDKLQAKIPKEAEADLSFDSYHSTQTDLAPALGKANESSPPDSNSSPSVLAHSSSKSTVDSDARIQQLQEILQDLQKRLESSEAERKQLQAELQSRRTELMRLNNAEISENGSDLSQKLKETQSKYEEAMKEVLRVQKQMKLGLVSPESADSYSHLRELSITEEEIEVLKQDLQKALEESERNKEKVRELEEKLVEREKGVVVQQPVEEFEEMKSSYCSVIENMNKEKAFLFEKYQEAQEEIMKLKDTLKSQMTQEASDEAGDMKEAMNRMIDELNKQVSELSQLYKEAQAELEDYRKRKSLEDITAEYIHKAEHEKLMQVTTVSRAKAEEALSEMKSQYSKVLNELTQLKQLVDAQKENSVSITEHLQVITTLRTTAKEMEEKISGLKEHLASKEAEVAKLEKQLLDEKAVMTDAMVPRSAYEKLQSSLESEMSVLASKLKDSVKEKEKAHSEVTQIRSEVSQMKREKENIQTVLKSKEQEVNELLQKFQHAQEELAEMKRYSESSSKLEEDKDKKINEMSKEVAKLKEALNSLSQLSYSASSSKRQSQQLDALQQQVKQLQNQLAECKKQHQEVISVYRMHLLYAVQGQMDEDVQKVLKQILTMCKNQSQKK